GATCATCGTCACGAGCGGACGTGGTTTCATGTTCATGAGCGGTATTCCTTTGCTGATCTGTCGATCATTGCTGATATCTGGGGTATTAGAACTAGCTACGATGGTCACGTATCACAGCCATGACCAAACGTACAAAACCATAAAGCATCAAGAGTAGCGCCAAAGACGTCCAAATAATATAAGCACGACGCGGATACAATGCCTCTTCCGCCTCATAAGGCGTTGAGATGACAATCAGGTTTTTCATCTTTTTAAAGGCTTCTAAGCGTGCCTTTTCAAGCGATGATAGTGATAGTTTGTATAACTCGGTAGCAAAATCGACATCCGCTTTAATCGTTTCAAACTGCACGGCTTGACGGTTAAGCTTGGTGGTGTTCGGTGAGGTCAGTTTGGTTTGCTCTTGGCGAATTTGCTCTTCAACCGCTTTTATCTGGCTTCTTAACGACACCACTTGTGGCGCATCAGGATTCAAATAGCTGAGCAGTTGGCGCTCTTCAGTACGCAGTGAGCTTAATTGTGCCTGTAAGCTGCCAATCAGTTGGTTCACTATCTGCGCATTGGCTTGCGGATCATAAATCTCATTGGTGTTTTGATAAGTAAGCAGCTGCTCTTTCGCTTCGTTTAAGCGATCTTGCGATTCATCTAGCTGAGTCTCAGCGAACACCAACTGATCGCGAGCAACCTCTTGCGAGATACGGTTCACAAACTGCTCAGACTCACCTAAGATGGCTTTATTAAGCTCAAAAGCATAAGCGGAGTCAAAGGCTTCTGTTGAGACCGATAAAATATAGCTTTGCTCATCAAGATTAATATGCACCCGCTTTTTGAAGTACTCAAGCAGTTCTTCTTGTGAAGCTTCTGGATCTATCTCGTTAATAGGGTCTGAGCCATCAACATGATAAGCCTCACGAAACTTGAATTTATTATCAAGACGTTTGACCATATCATTAGACAAGATATATTCTGTCAGATAGGTCGCATCTTCTTTACTGGTACTATTTACACCCAATAGAGCCGATAGACCACCACCAGCTGGCACGCCCGACTCACTAACTTGTTTCACCACCACTTCAGCGGTTGATATAAAGCGTGGATGTGCAAGTGTCATCACATAAAAGATCACCAGCACCCAAGGGAGGATCACCAAGCCGATAAACAGCGAGAAGTTAATGATCTTATTTTTTTGCTTTGTGGACATGCTCTTCATATACTTCAATCGCTTCTTTTGTATCGTTAAACACATGTGCTGTTTGATCCATTAACACAATACCAATATCGCAGTTACGCTTAATGTCACCAATATTATGCGACACTATCAAAAACCCTGCTTGCTCACGGCGAGCCGCAAGAATCGCTTCACTGCGCTTTCGGAATGCAGCATCACCCACAGCGCCAGCCTCATCAAGCATATAATAATCAAAATCAAACGCTAAACTTAAACCAAAGGTTAAGCGTGCCTTCATACCTGATGAGTAGCTTTTAACCGGCATGTCAAAGTAATTGCCAATATCAGCAAACTCTTCAACAAAGCGAATCTTTTCGTCAATGTAAGGACCGCTAGAGTAAAGACGACAAACAAAACGGACGTTTTGGCGACCAGTCAAACTGCCTTGGAAGCCCCCTGCCACGCCTACTGGCCATGATATCGTTGAGTCAGTGATGATCTCACCATGATCTGGCTCATCAAGCCCGCAAATAATACGCAGCAACGTTGATTTACCCGCGCCATTACGGCCGAGCAAACCAACACTTTGTTTATCACCAATGGTCAGGTTTAAATCTTTAAATAGATAATGCCGACCTTGCTTGGTCATAAATGATTTAGAAATATTTCTAATTTCAATCAATTACTTACCTTTGTTATATCTTATACGATTAAACCTAACGAGAGCGAATCATGTCGCGCTCAGCTTATTTATAGAGCAATAACCCGAAAAAATTTACCGCGAACATCCACTTTAAAAAATACCCTATATCTACATGGTAGACGGGATAGTTAGGAGCAAATGCGTGACGTATCAGCTCAATATTATGAATAAATGGGTTATAGAGCAGATAACTAAAGTAAGGCTCAGGAATAATATGGATAGGATAAATAATACCTGAGGTAAAATATAATATAGTAAAAAATATTGTAATTACCTTTGATATTTCACCGCCATAGAATCCAACTACCATCATAATTAATGCAACGCCAAAACTGAATATAAAGAGGGTAGCCCAACAAAATAAGACAATGTGTAGGTTTTCTAAACTGGCATATATATCAAAAAAAGCCAAGCCAAATAGTAATAATATTGAAGTGAAAAAATAAATAACCAGTTCTAAGAAAGAACGCGCAATAATCACATCAATGTGCTTAATTGAGCGATACATTAATAAGCCTTTATTAGCTTCAACTGCTCCCAAAGCTCTTGTTGCTATCTTTTGGAACATCCGGAACGGAACCATGCCAGCGACTAAAAACAATGAAAAATCCATTCCAGGTACTAAGCGCTCACGAATGGCACCAAATATCACAAGGAAAATCAGTACTTGAAAAAGAACTTCTAACGGCGCCCATAGGTAGCCCAAACGATAGCCACCAAAGCGCGTCTGCAGCTCTCGCATCAGCAAAGCATGAAATGCTGCGCCCATGACTTTGAGGCCACTACGGCGCTTAACAGGACGATAAGGAGGGAGCTGTATAGACATAGCGTTACAGGACTTCACTAAAAATAGTCCCTATGATAAGTAAGCGGGACATAAGTTACAACAATTAATCTGTGAGTAAACAGATAAACCTATGATTTAGCAAGAAATGAGTAAGTTTAAGAGGGACAGGCGCGAGTCAGTTTTTAGACCATATCACTATTACACGTTGTCTTTAGCGGTTTTCTTTAGGCAAAAAAAAACCAATCGCAAAGGATTGGGTTTTTAAGTAGTATGAGCTACTACGATATAAATGGTGGCGATGGAGAGACTTGAACTCTCGACCTCACGATTATGAGTCGTGCGCTCTAACCAGCTGAGCTACATCGCCATTTAAGGCTCGGTATAATACCGATACAGGTGACTATCGTCAACCCCTAAACAGCATTATTTCAAAAAAACTTATTATTTTTATCAAAATAACGTCTAACCAACATTCACAGTCTGTAATCAGCGATTAAAAACCGAATGCTTTGATAGCTATTGCTGCTGTCTTTATGCATTAAACTTTAAATACTAAAAAAGGTTTGGTAAACCGATAAGCCGGGTTCTGTCGTGGACGATCATTCCTCTAGGCGTATCATCGCTAATACGCTCAAGCAACCTACCCGCATCGAACGCGGGCCGCGCCATGCCGATGCCTATTTGGTCTTGCTACGCGTGGAGTTTACCGTGCCGTGAAATGTTGCCATCCACGCGGTGCGCTCTTACCGCACCCTTTCACCCTTACCCTGCTTACGCAAGGCGGTCTACTCTCTGCTGCACTGGTCGTCGGGTTACCCCGCCCAGCCGTTAGCTGGCACGCTGCCCTATGTAGCCCGGACTTTCCTCCCCTGCCACTGTTGCCAGTGTGCAGCGGCGATCGCCTAGTCTACCAAGCGGGCTAGTATAGCAAACCTAATACCTGTGTGGAAACTTCTTTTGGGGTTATTTGTATTTTGTGGATGCCTATTACACAGAGTTATTGACCAGTGATACGTTTGTACTTTGCTAATAAGTCACTTTCGGTCTCGATGTGATTGGGATCTTGAGGGATACAATCTATTGGACAAATCACCACGCATTGCGGTTCATCAAAATGTCCAACGCACTCCGTACACAGATCAGGGTCGATAACATAGATATCTTCCCCTTCTGAGATTGCCTCATTGGGGCAGACAGGCTCGCATACGTCACAATTGATGCATTCGTCAGTGATCAACAGTGCCATGATCTGCTCCTTATGATTTGGTTTATTGAGTCGTGTGATTAAGTAGTCTTATTTAATAACACTATTTTATTTAAAAACACTATAGTCCGTTAATCAAAATAGTCCGTCAGCCAAAATGCCACTAACGAATTTTAAATATTTAGTCTTTTATCGAACCCAATTTTTCTGTAAAGGCATGAGCGACACAAGGCGGCACGAATTTGTTGATATCACCGCCAAGCTTGGCAATTTCACGAATCATGGTCGATGAGATAAACGAGTAATTCTGTGACGGGGTCAAAAATACCGCCTCAAAATTTTCATCGAGCTCACGGTTCATATTAGCCAGTTGAAACTCATACTCAAAATCCGACATCGCACGCAGACCGCGTAATACCGCAGTGGCGTTTTTTTCGCGCATAAAGTCCACTAACAGACCTTCAAAGCCAATTACTGATACTTGCGGTAAATCAGCAAATACTGATTTAACTAAGCCGACGCGCTCATCAAAATCAAATAAAGGCTTTTTATGATGGCCTGAGGCCACCGCAATCACTACTTCATCAAACAGCTTTACCGCGCGTTTGACTAAATCGATATGGCCATTAGTGATTGGATCAAAGGTACCAGGATATAAAATCTTGGTATGTAACTTTGAGGATTTGGAGGTATTGGCTGGGTTCATGTCAAGGCTAATATAATCGGTGGTATTGCTGCATATGCTAGCAAATTTTGCTCGAACTTAACACTTATCTGCTACATTTGTTATAACACCCAATTTACATTTGCGCTGCATGCTTTGCTACAATACTCGGTTCGACTCATCTCGTACTTAAGATGAGGAACCAGTCAGACGAGGACAGACATTATGTCAAAGAGATCAAAAAAACCTGACAATCAAATCTGTGCCAACAAAAAGGCTCGTCACGAGTACTTTATTGAAGAGACTTTTGAGGCAGGATTGTCACTGCAAGGTTGGGAAGTAAAAGCCATTCGTGCAGGTAAAATGTCGATTACCGAAGCGTATATCATATTCCGTAATGGTGAGGCATTCTTATTTGGGGCACATATTCAGCCGCTGTTATCGAGCTCGACCCATGTCAGCCCTGATAGTATTCGTACCCGCAAGCTGCTACTCAATCGCCGCGAAATCGATAAGCTGTATGGCGCAGTCAACCAAAAAGGCTATGCCTGCGTACCGCTGTCTTGCTATTGGAAACGTTCGATGGTGAAGTGTCAGATTGCGCTGGCTGTCGGTAAAAAACAACACGATAAACGCAAAACCCTAAAAGATCGTGATTGGGAACGTGATAAGCAGCGCGGCTTTAAGCAGCATTTAGACTAAAACCAATTAGATGAAAACTAAGCCGTTAAATCTAATAGCCTGCAACTAAAACGGACGATTCAATCTAGGTTGAGTCGTCCGTTTTTTTATTATAAACACTTCTTAAGAGGCTTTTCTGACCGCGTTTGGTGTAGATATGGATATTTCTAGCCCGTTATAGTTAATCCTAAATAAAAGAATAACGCCTACTAACGCGTGCGACTGGTATAAACACTAGCAGATTATCTTACGCTATCAATAACTTATCGCTACCTGAGGGCAATTCATGTTAAGATGAGCGGTTTTTGAAGATATGGGAAAACTCCTATATTTATCTTTAAAAAGCCCTAACGATTTACAGCCACATTCTTAGCTAATAGGTCCGCCCATGTCTGCCGATACCATCGCTCATACCGCCTTTAAACAAGGTACCAAACCACTTTACGACTATGATAAACATTGGGCGAGCTGCTACGAGCCAGCGCCTTATCTGCCCATGAGCCGTAAAGAAATGGACGATTTGGGCTGGGATGCTTGTGATGTCATCATCATTTCAGGTGATGCTTATGTCGATCACCCAAGCTTCGGTATGGCGATTATCGGGCGTCTATTAGAGTCGCAAGGCTTTCGCGTCGGTATCATTGCGCAGCCAGATTGGAAGAGTAAAGACGCTTTTATGGAGCTTGGCAAACCTGTTTATGCTTATGGCGTGACCGCTGGCAACATGGACAGTATGATCAACCGCTACACTGCTGATCGCAAGATTCGTAGTGATGATGCTTACTCTCCGGGTAATGTCGCCAACAAACGCCCTGACCGCGCCGCTATCGTCTATAGTCAGCGCCGCCGCGAAGCCTATCCAGATGTACCAATTATCCTAGGCGGTATCGAAGGCAGTCTACGCCGTATCGCTCATTATGATTATTGGTCAGACAAAGTTCGCCGCAGTATCCTTCTTGACTCTCGTGCTGACGTTTTATTATATGGTAATGCTGAGCGTGCCATCGTCGATGTGGTACATGGATTGTCAAAAGGCTACACTTTTGAGCAAATGAGTAAGTTACGTGGTACCGCATATTTGCTGTCACCTAGCCGTCGCCATTGGCAAGCAGACATGATCGAAGTCGCCAGTAATGATGTTGATACTGTCGGCCGTGTCGATCCTATTATCAACCCTTATGTGATGACCGAAGACGTCGATAGCTGCAAGATTGAACAAGAAAAGCCCAGCGACTCCCCCGTTGGTCAAGCGATGACAGGAATGTCAGCCCAGTATCAGGGTTTTGTCGCCGAGCCCGTCACTAATAAAGTTATCAATGCTGATCAAGTTGATACTGATACACAAGTGGTGCAAATGCGCGGTTTTGATACGCCAAATATCGAAGACACTGTAAAAGAGAGACCTAAGACCGCGCGCAAATATAAACTAAAGCTGCCAGCCCGTGAACAAACTGTCATTCGACTACCTGATTACGAGCAGGTCAAATCTGACCCTGTGCTTTATGCGCACGCTAGCCGTATCCTGCATCTTGAGACCAACCCCGGTAACGCTCGTGCGCTCGTACAGCGTCATGGTAGCGGTGCGGGTAACTCGCATACTGCTATCGATGTGTGGCTCAACCCACCACCGATTCCGCTCTCAACCGAAGAGATGGACTATGTGTTTGACTTGCCTTATGCACGCTTGCCACACCCAAGCTACGGCGATGCGCGCATTCCTGCATATGACATGATTAAGTTTTCGGTCAATATCATGCGCGGCTGCTTTGGCGGCTGTACCTTCTGCTCTATCACCGAGCACGAAGGGCGCATTATCCAAAACCGTTCTGAAGAGTCTATCTTGCGCGAAGTAGAAGCCATCCGCGATACCGCACCGAACTTTACTGGCGTGATATCTGATCTTGGTGGCCCAACCGCCAATATGTATCGTCTCAACTGTAAAGATGAGACCATTGAAAAGAATTGCCGTAAGCCATCATGCGTCTATCCTGATGTCTGTGAAAACCTCATTACCGATCACAGCAACTTGACTCAGCTCTACCGTAAAGCACGTGATATCAAAGGGGTCAAAAAAATCCTGATTGCTTCTGGTCTGCGTTACGACTTAGCGATTAAAGACCCTGAATACGTCAAAGAACTGGTCAGCCATCATGTCGGCGGTTACCTAAAGATTGCTCCTGAACATTCAGAAGAAGGCGTGCTGTCGAAGATGATGAAGCCTGGCATGGGCAACTATGACGCTTTTAAAGCCATGTTTGAACAATACAGCCAAGAAGCCGGCAAAGAGCAGTACCTTATCCCTTACTTTATCGCCGCGCATCCGGGCACGAAAGATGAAGATATGATGAACCTTGCGCTTTGGCTAAAACGCAATGGCTACCGCGCTGACCAAGTACAGGCGTTTTATCCTAGCCCGATGGCGACCGCAACCACCATGTACCACACTCATAAAGACCCGCTACATAAGGTCAGCCGCAGTGAAGGTGATATGGATATCGTCAAATCTGGCAAGCAGCGCAAACTGCACAAAGCTTTCTTACGTTTTCATGATCCCAAGAACTGGGTATTATTGCGTAAAGCATTGCAAGATATGGGACGCAGTGACTTGATTGGCAAAAACCGTGGCTGCTTAATCCCGCCATATAATGCGCATTTAGAAGGACGTGATGCCGCGCAGGATAGCTATCAGTCAGCACGTAAAAAGAACAGCCGCCTTGGTAATGACTCAGTGAAGCGTAGTAATACTTCATCTACCAAAGCGAACAAATCTGCGGGTAAAAATACCAAAAAGAGAGTGAGCAAAGGTAACTTCCAGACTCAGCATACTGGTCTACCACCACGCAAAACCAAGTAACCAAACTTACTCATCAGAGTAGAAACAAACCTATAAAAAGCGCGCATCGGCCATCAGTCGATGCGCGCTTTTTTTGTTTAGCCAATCTATTAGCTGAACTGATCTAACGTCTAAGGTAGAAGTAATAGACAAGATTAAAATTACATTGGTCGGTTTTTAAGTAACCAAGCTAACAGGTAACAAACAATTTCTAACATTGACCAGCCGTCATTTTGGTTATTATATCGTCAGATGCTTAGCGCATCGTCAAAAACAATTAAAGGTGTAATGGACAAAATTCATGCTGGTGTAGGGTCTAACGCTATATACTGTCTATATTTGCAAGGAATCAACGCTATGAATCAAAAAACTGCCCTTTTTGTAGTAATAAACACACTAAAAAGAATGGACGCAAACTAGGCAAACAACAGTACCAATGCCTATCTTGCAAACGGCAGTTTTTAGGGGGCACAAGACTCAATAACCAAATGCTTTGGACTGAATATACGCAAGGGAAACAGACGTATAAACAACTGGCTGACAAGTACCACTGTAGTCTTAAAACCATTCAAAGACGCTTAGACAAAGTGAGTATTGAGTACCAAATCAAACGACCTAAGCGTGCTAATATCATCATGGACACGACCTATTTTGGCCGTGGGTTTGGTCTCATGGTATTTATGGACAACGCCACTAGAATGGTTCTCCATTACGCTATAGTCAGTCATGAAACCAATAGTGCCTATAAGCAAGGGGTTGATTACTTAAAGGTGCTAGGCATTGATATACAAAGCATCACCTGTGATGGTAGACGAGGACTTAGAACGCTATTTACCAGTACTCCTTGTCAGATGTGCCAGTTTCATCAGATACAAATAGTGACTCGCTACCTGACTCGTCGCCCTAAGAATATCGCTAGCATTGAGCTTAGGCAGCTTACTTTGACCCTAACACAGCTTGATAAAGCCGCGTTCATAAAGTGCTTAGATCACTGGTACCTGACTCACGAAGCCTATCTCAGTGAACGTAGTACCAATGAGGATACGGGTAGAACTTGGTACACGCATAAGCGTCTTAGAAGTGCTTATCGTAGCCTGCGAACCAACAGTGATTGGTTGTTTACTTATCAAGAATATGAGCACTTAGATATACCAAATACAACCAATACGCTTGAAGGTTTATTTAGTGAGCTCAAGCGGCAATTACACAGTCATCATGGCTTAAATGAGAACCGTAAGTTACGGTTTATTAAAGACTTTTTACTCTCAAAGTCACGCAAATAGCATGAATTATGTCCATTAGCGACTACCTTCTACTTTTTAGCATGAATTTTGTCCATTACACCCAATTAAATAATGATTTTTATACTTTTGGAGACTACTATGAACACCTTAACCAAATTGGCTACTGCATTACCCGCTCTTGCACTACTTAGTGCTTGCGCCACAACTGCCCCCACTGCTCCGAGCACCCCTACTGACACCATGCCAAATTCAGCCTATGACCGTATGGCACCAACGCCTTATACTTGTACTGATGACAGTCAAATCTTGGCAAAACAATCCATCAATAAAAAACAAGCCACGATCACTGCGACTGTGCCTCAGTTAGGTTGGACAGAGCAAGCTGTCATTTTAAATGGCGGCGTAGAAGGTAATACTGCCAGCTATGTAAACGACTCTAACCCAGATATCATCTATGCTTGGCACATGAAAGAAGATCAAGGTATCCTAGCTATGAAATGGGCTAATGGTAAAGAGTACCAAGTAAACTGTCAGATAGGCAGATAATGCTATCGGTTTAGTCATTGATCAATAATGATAACCTATCACTGAGAAGCTTAGCATTACAATAAACAGTCATCCATTGGTGGCTGTTTTTTTTATGCGTGTTCTTTATGAAAGTATCTCGCTGCTTTATAGGGCAACTCCAGAGTATTCGATATTGCCAAAGTTTTTGCTTTTAATTGACGCCACGCCCTAGAGAAGCACAGGGAAAACTGTCAAAATAGCGTTTATCTTATATAACGCACGATTTATGATCGACAGTAAAGAGGACATATCAATGAGCAAGCGCCTGATAAGTACGATAATAATAACGACAGCAAGCATGTGGGCGTTCACAGGCTGTGCGGATGGCTCTGACAAAACCTCTGAAGAAGCTACAACTACCGAACCTGTGTCAGAGTCAGCACAGTCATCGACGACAGCAAAAACAATCGATTGGTCAATAGTAAAAAGCAGTGAATCACCTGCCGACCTCGCTGACTACGACTATCCGTTTGCACTCGATAGCCAAAACGTCCGCGACTATGCTGAGTATTTCAAAGTGGATAATGCTATTGCTCAGCATAATCTAACCGTGAGCATGGCCAGTAACGAAGCACTGTCTAAGGTGCTCGATCAGGTCAGTGACAGCTATACCTCGCATGAGCTGACCGATGGCAAAGATATGAAGCTTATCATTCATACCACACCTGATGTCGCTGCCAGCAGCTATGATTATGTGCTGTCCGATGACTTTGCTAAAGGGCTGGTGCTGCCTATCGTAATTTTGCCCGATGATAAGAAAGATGAGGTTGAGGGGCATGGTGAGTTGGGGGAGAATTAGATAATATTCTGGAAGCTCATCTTGAAATTAATAAGGCATTAGAACTCTATATGATTGAGCCTAAAAGTATCTTTTTTTAAATTAAAGAAAACTTCTATCTTTAGAGTAATATTTTCAATAACTATGTCTAATTGCCTTTGCATTTCTTCGAGACCCATATTACCGCTTAGTCTGTACAATACATCTTCTCGAGTAAATGTTAATGGCATTTTCTTAAGTTGTTTGTCATCTAACAAATAATGTACGAATACATTCCTTAATGAGAGTTGTTTCAATAGCCATTTAGCCTCTTTATTGCCGAAAATACCTTTGAAAAAATAAGCCTCAAGCTCTGAGGGTTGTCCCTTCATAATTATTGATTGTATTTTCTGAAGAGATTTTAAAGCGTGGTAGGTATTAATAAACTTTATTCTAATCAAGGACTCACTAGATTTTGGTAAAAGCTGAGGCATAATAAGTCTTGTGTAATTTGACCTCATTAAGATTAAAATCAGACTCGGTGAGAACCTCTTATCTTTAGTAGAGAAGCTACTACGCTTAAATAACTTATTACTTTTAATATCTATAAGTTGATATTTATTGGGGTTAACCTTAGAGTTTTGACAAGTCACCGACTCATTAAGATTAAAGATATTGAACAATGTTTGTAAATACCTACCAACTATCTCGCCTATATTATAGCCATATTCTCTTTCAGGTAAATCAGATATACCTAGCTCAAAAAGAGTAGAGTGAGTAGTTGTTATAAAATGTCCTCTATATTTAGTTAAGCCAAGGTCAGGCTGAATTAATTTCTTTAATTGAGACAACCATCCTTTATAGTCACTCTGAAACCTATCAACTTGACTAGTATTTATACCGTCTAAATTTGCTACGCCATCGTTAATATCTTGAGCATATTCAAGTAACTTGGCTCGGTGGCGCATATTTCTCAATTGCTCAATATTTTGTGTTTCAAAAGACAACTTAAACTTTGGATTAATTTTGACTAACGTATCGTAGCTTTCGATCACAAACATTGTTAATTCAGACATTAGCCCATTTATAATCATACCTTGTTCTGGAAGTTTATTTACTTGAACCACTATATCTTTAAAATATACTGCATCTAGTAATAATGCTTTTAAAGCTTGAGACTCGTTAGCTAAGTATGCGTTATTCAATTTAATACATCACCCCTTTTATAACTGAAAGAACTAATACCAAACCCAAAATATATAGTATCATCCACTTATGACTATACCAATACATAACCTAGAAGACCATGACTTTGGCAAACACTCAAAGACTGAGAGTAACCCCAGAGCCCGCCTACGCCTGCTCATCTTATACCAATATAGTATAGGCAAAGCCACCAACGATATTGCCAAAGACCTCTGCATACATCCTGAAACTGCCAGATGGACATTGAAGCGATATTATGAACGAGGACTTGAAAGTCTCTACGATCGTCATCGTCGAGGTCGTCGCAGCAAATTGGCAGAAGCAGACACAGCCGCTTTTAAAGCCATGATAGTCTCTGAACAAGAAAAGCGCGCTGGCGGTCGTCTAACCGGCAAAGACATTCAGCAATTGGCTAAAGAACACTACAACGCTCACTACACCGTTAACGGTATCTACGAGCTACTCAAGCGTATTGATATGAGTTGGATAAGTGCTCGTAGTCAGCATCCAAAAGCCGACCCACAAGCTCAAGACGCTTTTAAAAAAACTTTATAGCACAGGTTAAGGCGTCACTGCCTACTGATGTGAGCCTAGATCAAGTGGACATCTGGTTTCAAGATGAAACTCGAATAGGACAACAAGGCTCATTGACCAGAGTTTGGCATTACCGCGGTGGGCGACCTCGACTGATCAAGCAGCAACAGTTTCATTCCGCTTATCTGTTTGGTGCCTTTTGTCCAGCGACAAAGAAGGCTGTCGGCTTAGTACTGCCTTTCGTTAATAAACACACCATGTTATTGCATATGCAAGAGATTAGTAAAGCCGTTCCAAAAGGACGTCATGCGGTGGTGGTGATGGACGGCGCATTATGGCATCAACCAAGCTTGAATCAGGCTAATGTCACTATGCTTAAACTACCGCCTTATTCACCTGAGCTTAATCCCTCTGAGAGGGTATGGCAGTACCTTAAGCAAAATGAGCTATCTAATCGTTGTTATGACAGTTATGAGGCTATTGTCGATGCCGCATGCTTGGCTTGGAATAATTTGCTTAAACAGCCACAAAGAATTCGGTCGTTAACTGCTCGTGCTTGGGCGCAACTTTAATTGTTGGGTTTGGTATAATTTTTGCTTGCGAGTAATCTACCAATCTATACTCGAATAAAGCGCCATAGCATGAACAACCACTATAATAGCCTGTTGCGCGAGGGACGAGCGCCGAGTGAGTCTTTAAAGAAAAACGGCTCATGACGGGCATATTTGCCCCCTATTAAAGGAAGCGATGCTGAGGCCATGCTTTTGCGCTTCTGTCTTTTCTTCTAAATAAGACTCACTCTACCGCTCAAACTTAATCCTCTTCCAACATCGCCAAAAACGCTTCCTCATCTACTATCTTCACACCTAAGCTTTCCGCTTTGGTCAATTTAGAACCAGCCTTGTCACCTGCCAACAGTGCGGTAGTTTTTGCTGAAACACTACCAACCACCTTTGCACCAAGCGCTTGCAGCTTAGCTTTGGCTTCATC
The sequence above is a segment of the Psychrobacter fulvigenes genome. Coding sequences within it:
- a CDS encoding winged helix-turn-helix domain-containing protein → MTIPIHNLEDHDFGKHSKTESNPRARLRLLILYQYSIGKATNDIAKDLCIHPETARWTLKRYYERGLESLYDRHRRGRRSKLAEADTAAFKAMIVSEQEKRAGGRLTGKDIQQLAKEHYNAHYTVNGIYELLKRIDMSWISARSQHPKADPQAQDAFKKTL
- a CDS encoding IS630 family transposase: MDIWFQDETRIGQQGSLTRVWHYRGGRPRLIKQQQFHSAYLFGAFCPATKKAVGLVLPFVNKHTMLLHMQEISKAVPKGRHAVVVMDGALWHQPSLNQANVTMLKLPPYSPELNPSERVWQYLKQNELSNRCYDSYEAIVDAACLAWNNLLKQPQRIRSLTARAWAQL
- a CDS encoding IS256 family transposase, variant Zn-binding type, encoding MFARNQRYESKNCPFCSNKHTKKNGRKLGKQQYQCLSCKRQFLGGTRLNNQMLWTEYTQGKQTYKQLADKYHCSLKTIQRRLDKVSIEYQIKRPKRANIIMDTTYFGRGFGLMVFMDNATRMVLHYAIVSHETNSAYKQGVDYLKVLGIDIQSITCDGRRGLRTLFTSTPCQMCQFHQIQIVTRYLTRRPKNIASIELRQLTLTLTQLDKAAFIKCLDHWYLTHEAYLSERSTNEDTGRTWYTHKRLRSAYRSLRTNSDWLFTYQEYEHLDIPNTTNTLEGLFSELKRQLHSHHGLNENRKLRFIKDFLLSKSRK